Genomic window (Gemmatimonadota bacterium):
ACTTCCCGTCCTTCACCACGTACCACTCGAGGGGGATGTTGAACAGGATCTCGCGCTGCGCGAGCCATCCATAGTTCCCCACCTCGATGGCCATCTTGCCGTAGTCCAGGATCATCAATTGGACATACGGCATGGGGACACGGAAACGCCCCAGCTCCGGTGGGATGATGTTCAGGTACCCATCCACGAATCGCTGCAGCGTGTCCAGGCTGGCGCGGAGCGGGAACAAGCGCGTGGAGACCGACTCGAACGGGAAGGGTGGCCGGATCGGGAGAGACGCCCCGGGAAGCTCGGCGAACGGCGAGAGGGACATCGTCATGAGGCTCCTTCGCTCCGTCAGGAACGGGACAGGACCCAGCGCGGCAAGGCTTCGATGAACGCCTTGTCGCGTGAGTCCGGAAGCGCACCGTAGATGCGCGTGAATTCGTGGGTCGCAGCACCAGCCAACCCATGGGCCACCTCCCGGGCGTCGTCGATGCACCCGTACGCGTCCATCCGCTCCCTGACCCACGCCACATCCGGGTCCGTTCGGTCTGCCCGGGGCTGGCCGAGGAAGGCATGGAGTCGCGCGCGTTCGTCCGCCGTCGCGCGCGCGAACAACTGGATCAACATCAACGTCCGCTTGCCCTCGCGGATGTCGCCGCCGAGTTCCTTGCCGTAGGACGTCGGATCCCCAACCAGGTTGAGCAGGTCATCCTGGATCTGGAACGCCGCCCCCACGAGGAAACCGAAGCGAATGAACGGCTCAGCATCGATCGCCCCACGCGTGCCGATCAGTGCTCCCACGCGGCTGGGGTGGATCGTGGCCAGCCAGCAGGTCTTCTTGAGGACCATCTCCAGGTAGTCCTGCTCGGTGACATCGACCGGGTTGTCCCGGCGCCACCCCAACTCCATCGCCTGTCCCTCGGCGGATTCGCGCCCCATCCGCTCCGTCTCCTCGACAATCCGCAACGCGAGGTCACCGCCGAGGAGGTGCTGGTTGTCGAGGAGGGGGCGCATGGCGAGCATGGAGAGCATGTCGCCGACGTTGATCGAGATCGGAACGCCGTGCTCCTTGTGCATCGTCGGACGCCCGCGGCGCTCGTCGCTTTCATCCTCGATGTCATCGTGGATGAGCATGGCGTTGTGGACGAGCTCGATGGAGACCGCGGTGCGCAACGCCATGTCCGGCGACCCACCGAATGCCCGCGCGGTGGCGATGCAGAGGCTCGGCCGGAACGCACGCCCTCCACGCCGCGGATAGTCGGCGAGCAGGTCGTAGAGGTAGCGGCGAGGCTCCGCCGTCGGCAGGTACTGAAAGAGCAGCCGCCGCGTGGACTCGCCGTATTCGCGCAGGACCGACGGCACCAAGGCGCTGTCCGTGGCGCGCGCGGTGGCGATCATGCGTCAGGCGGCGGCGATGTCGACCGTCAGTTCTCCGCGCGGGTTGCCACCACCATCAACGATGGCCCCGCGATACGTCC
Coding sequences:
- a CDS encoding polyprenyl synthetase family protein, which translates into the protein MIATARATDSALVPSVLREYGESTRRLLFQYLPTAEPRRYLYDLLADYPRRGGRAFRPSLCIATARAFGGSPDMALRTAVSIELVHNAMLIHDDIEDESDERRGRPTMHKEHGVPISINVGDMLSMLAMRPLLDNQHLLGGDLALRIVEETERMGRESAEGQAMELGWRRDNPVDVTEQDYLEMVLKKTCWLATIHPSRVGALIGTRGAIDAEPFIRFGFLVGAAFQIQDDLLNLVGDPTSYGKELGGDIREGKRTLMLIQLFARATADERARLHAFLGQPRADRTDPDVAWVRERMDAYGCIDDAREVAHGLAGAATHEFTRIYGALPDSRDKAFIEALPRWVLSRS